From the genome of Nicotiana sylvestris chromosome 2, ASM39365v2, whole genome shotgun sequence, one region includes:
- the LOC104249230 gene encoding mitogen-activated protein kinase kinase kinase 20-like has protein sequence MDWIRGESVGHGSFGKVNLAIPRCQSSLFCPSMVVKSSSASCSATLLNEKLILDELKGCSQIINCLGDSYTYENGEKLYNVLLEYASGGDLSDKLKKSSDHILPEFEVKKYTKALLKGLYYIHKSGYVHCDIKLQNILLGEDGQVKIADFGLAKRTKSRKDDKLRCELRGTPLYMSPEMVTGGEQDTPADIWALGCVLVEMATGNPAWRCTDTTRLLMTIGVSDQLPEIPEKLCEEGKDFLEKCFVKDPKKRWTAEMLLNHPFVAGQTYDDDTVILKDQTCESGTPSTSPKCPFDFPDWVSDDSGKSSATCSITSLPSPAIQELRNLNGGSWSAAPAERLRVLVGEHRPESEWSTADGWVSVR, from the coding sequence ATGGATTGGATTCGAGGTGAATCAGTAGGTCATGGAAGCTTCGGCAAAGTCAATTTAGCAATACCCAGATGCCAAAGCTCTCTGTTTTGTCCATCAATGGTGGTTAAGTCTTCTTCCGCTTCCTGTTCAGCTACTCTGTTGAACGAGAAGCTAATCTTGGATGAGCTTAAAGGTTGTTCACAAATAATCAATTGCCTTGGGGATAGCTATACCTACGAAAATGGCGAAAAGTTATACAATGTCTTGTTGGAGTATGCTTCAGGGGGTGATTTATCAGATAAGCTCAAGAAGTCCAGTGATCATATATTGCCGGAATTTGAAGTAAAAAAATACACCAAGGCCTTACTGAAAGGGCTATACTACATCCACAAGAGTGGTTATGTTCACTGTGATATTAAGCTTCAGAACATTCTTTTAGGTGAAGATGGTCAAGTCAAAATTGCTGATTTTGGATTGGCAAAGAGAACGAAATCCAGAAAAGATGATAAATTGCGATGTGAGTTGAGGGGTACTCCATTATACATGTCGCCGGAAATGGTAACTGGTGGCGAACAGGACACTCCCGCCGATATCTGGGCACTTGGATGTGTTCTGGTGGAAATGGCAACCGGTAATCCAGCGTGGAGATGCACTGATACGACCAGATTATTGATGACAATTGGAGTTAGTGATCAATTGCCCGAAATTCCTGAGAAATTGTGTGAAGAAGGAAAAGATTTTCTAGAGAAGTGCTTTGTGAAGGACCCGAAAAAGAGATGGACGGCTGAGATGCTTCTAAACCATCCCTTTGTAGCTGGTCAAACTTATGATGATGACACTGTTATATTGAAGGACCAAACATGCGAGAGTGGGACTCCTTCAACTTCTCCTAAGTGTCCATTTGATTTTCCAGATTGGGTCTCTGATGACTCTGGTAAATCCTCAGCAACATGTTCAATTACATCTCTGCCCTCGCCGGCAATTCAAGAATTGCGGAATTTAAACGGCGGTTCATGGTCCGCAGCGCCGGCTGAGAGGTTGAGAGTATTAGTAGGTGAACACAGACCTGAATCTGAATGGTCTACAGCTGATGGCTGGGTCAGTGTTAGGTGA